In Candidatus Omnitrophota bacterium, one genomic interval encodes:
- a CDS encoding methyltransferase type 11, with protein sequence MNKTIDITKQMKTWGGFFGKSYTYRNMSTLEELDKSYKKNYNVTRTELNKIFLGEIKKDIKILEVGSNIGNQLALLQKMGFKNLYGIEINS encoded by the coding sequence ATGAATAAGACGATAGATATCACAAAACAGATGAAGACATGGGGCGGCTTTTTCGGAAAGAGTTATACTTATAGGAACATGTCTACATTAGAGGAGCTAGATAAGAGTTATAAAAAAAATTACAATGTTACAAGGACGGAATTAAATAAAATTTTTCTCGGAGAGATAAAAAAAGATATTAAGATACTCGAAGTAGGCTCAAACATAGGAAACCAGTTGGCCTTACTTCAAAAAATGGGATTTAAAAATCTCTATGGCATCGAGATTAATAGC